GGATGATGCCATTGTTATGTTGGAGAACATCTCGCGGCATATTGAAGAGGGCGATACACCGTTTCAAGCGGCGCTCAAAGGTGCGCGGCAAATTGGTTTTACTCTGGTGTCGCTGACCATTTCGCTAATAGCAGTGTTAATTCCATTGCTGTTCATGGCTGATGTGGTTGGGCGATTGTTCCGTGAGTTTGCGATCACCTTGGCCGTCGCGATTCTGATTTCGCTGTTCGTTTCGCTGACGCTGACACCAATGATGTGCGCGCGATTGCTCAAGCGTGAACCAAAATTAGAGGATCAGGGGCGTTTCTACCGGGCCAGCGGTGTCTGGATCGATTGGCTGATAGCTGCGTATGGACGCAAGTTGCGCTGGGTACTAAAACATCAACCACTGACATTACTGGTGGCCGTCGCCACATTAGGGCTAACAGTGTTTCTGTACATGATCGTGCCCAAGGGCTTCTTTCCAGTGCAGGACACCGGGGTCATTCAGGGTATTTCTGAAGCGCCGCAGTCGGTATCGTTTGCTGCCATGAGTGAGCGTCAACAGTCGCTGGCGACCATCGTTTTGCAAGATCCGGCGGTGGAGAGCCTCTCGTCTTACATCGGTGTCGACGGCGACAACGCCACCTTAAACAGCGGGCGCATGCTGATCAATTTAAAGCCGCATAGCGAACGCAGCGTGAGCGCGACGCAAATCATTCGGCGTTTACAACCCGAGCTTGAAAAAATATCTGATATCCGACTGTTCCTTCAGCCGGTGCAAGACTTGACGGTTGAAGACCGGGTCAGTCGCACACAATATCAATTCAGCATGTCGTCACCTGACGCGGCCCTGTTATCGCTGTGGAGCGGCAAGCTGGTGGATGCCTTGATTCAACGTCCGGAATTAAAGGATGTCGCCAGTGACTTGCAGGATAAAGGGTTGCAGGTATATCTGGTCATCGATCGCGATGCAGCCAGTCGAGTCGGTGTCAGCGTAGCCAACATCACCGATGCGCTGTACGACGCGTTCGGTCAGCGACAGATTTCTACCATCTACACTCAGGCCAGCCAGTACCGTGTGGTACTGCAGGCGGCAGTAGGGGTTGACCTTGGTCCTCTGGCGCTGGAGCAGGTTCATGTCAAAACCGCGGCGGGTACTCAGATCAAACTATCGAGTCTGGCGCGGATTGAGCAGCGGCAGGGGCAGCTGGCTATCGCCCACATTGGTCAGTTTCCGGCCGTCATGATGTCTTTCAATTTGGCGCCGGGGGTAGCGCTGGGCAAAGCGGTTGAAGTGATCAACCAGGTCCAGAAGGACATTGGCATGCCGATAGGTGTGCAAACCGAATTCCAAGGCGCAGCACAGGCGTTTGAGGCCTCACTGTCGAGTACGTTGCTGCTGATATTGGCGGCGGTGGTGACCATGTACATCGTACTGGGCGTGCTATACGAAAGTTATATCCACCCGATTACCATTCTTTCAACCTTGCCGTCTGCGGCGGTCGGTGCGTTGTTGGCCTTGTTGATCAGCGGCAATGATTTAGGGATGATCGCGATCATCGGGATTATTCTATTGATTGGCATCGTAAAGAAAAACGCCATCATGATGATTGACTTTGCGCTCGACGCTGAACGTAATCGTGGCATTGCTCCGGAAACCGCGATATACGAAGCGGCGCTGTTGCGTTTTCGGCCCATTTTGATGACGACATTGGCGGCGTTGTTCGGTGCGGTGCCATTGATGCTGGCGAGCGGCTCTGGCGCAGAGCTGCGTCAGCCGTTGGGTCTGGTGATGGTCGGCGGGTTGATGGTGAGTCAAGTATTGACGCTGTTTACGACGCCAGTTATTTATCTATACTTCGACCGGTTAGGTCGGCGCTGGAACCATAAACCGGACACCGCGGCCGACTTGGAACAAGCCAAGGTATGAACCTGTCGGGGCCGTTCATTCGTCGACCGGTGGCGACCATGCTACTGAGCTTGGCGATCATCCTGCTGGGCAGCGTTGCGTTTAATCTACTGCCTGTGTCGTCATTGCCGAACATGGACTTCCCGGTAATCGTCGTCTCGGCCAACTTGCCGGGTGCCAGCCCAGAAGTCATGGCCTCGACCGTGGCCACGCCGTTAGAACGTTCGCTGGGTACTATCCCCGGCATCGCCACCATGAGCAGTCGTTCAAGTCTAGGCTCCACACGGGTGATTTTGCAGTTTGACTTGGACCGCGACATCAATGGCGCGGCGCGGGAAGTTCAAGCCGCTATCAACGCAGCGCGCAACCTGCTGCCCAGCGGTATGCGCAGTATGCCGACCTATAAAAAGATCAATCCTTCCCAAGCGCCGGTCATGGTCTTGTCGTTGACGTCGGATGTGCTGGAAAAGGGCGAACTGTACGATTTGGCGTCGACCATCCTCTCGCAGAGCCTGTCGCAAGTGACCGGCGTCGGTGAGGTGCAAATTGGTGGCAGTTCTTTGCCAGCGGTTCGCATTGAGTTAGAGCCACAGTTACTCAGTCAATATGGCGTGTCGCTGGACGATGTACGCACCACCATCGCCGCTGCCAATGTCCGTAAACCCAAAGGATCAATAGAAGACGCCGACCACAATTGGCAGATTCAGGCCAATGATCAACTAGAGAAAGCCAAAGATTACGCACCGCTTATCATCCGCTACCAGAACGGTGCGGCGTTGCGTCTGAGCCATGTCGCTAAAGTCACCGACGCAGTGGAGGACCGTTACAACAGTGGGTTTTTCAATGACAAACAAGCGGTTTTGCTGGTCATCAATCGCCAGGCGGGCGCCAACATCATCGAGACTGTAGCGCGAATAAAGGCGCAGCTTCCGGCTTTGCAAGCGGTGCTTCCGGCCAGCGTCAAACTGGACTTGGCCATGGATCGCTCGCCCGTGATCAAGGCAACGCTGCATGAAGCCGAAACCACGCTATTGATCGCGGTAGTATTAGTGATTCTAGTGGTGTTCTTTTTTCTCGGAAACTTCCGCGCTTCACTCATTCCAACCTTGGCGGTACCGGTGTCCTTGGTGGGTACCTTCGCCATCATGTATTTGTATGGTTTCTCGCTAAACAACCTGTCGCTGATGGCGCTGATTCTCGCCACAGGGCTGGTGGTGGATGACGCTATTGTGGTGTTGGAAAACATCTCCCGGCACATCGACCGAGGCATACGGCCGATGGAGGCAGCGTACCTCGGCGCCAAAGAGGTCGGTTTTACATTGCTGTCGATGAACGTGTCGTTGGTGGCGGTTTTCCTTTCCATCCTGTTCATGGGTGGAATCATTGCCAGCCTGTTCCGCGAATTTTCCATCACCTTGGCGGCGTCAATCATCGTTTCGCTGTTGGTGTCTTTAACCCTGACGCCGATGCTGTGCGCACGCTGGCTAAAGCCGCACAACCCGGCAACAGAAAACGCCTTGCAGCGCTGGAGTCGTGGGCTAAATGACCGGATGATCGTGGGTTACGATCGCTCCCTTGGCTGGGTATTACGGCATCCCCGGCTGACGCTGTTGAGCTTGTTTGTCACTATCGGTGTCAACTTCGCGCTCTACGTCGTGGTGCCCAAAACCTTCATGCCTCAACAGGACACGGGTCAATTGATCGGTTTCATACGAGGCGATGACGGCCTGTCGTTCGCGGTGATGCAGCCGAAAATGGAAATTTTCCGGCGCGCCGTGCTCGCTGATCCAGCTGTCGACAGCGTAGCGGGGTTTGTCGGTGGCAACGGAGGCACCAGCAACGCCACGATTATCGTGCGCCTCAAGCCAATCGCGGAGCGCAAGTTGGCCGCTGATAAGGTCATCGATCGTTTGCGCAAGAATATGCCGCTGGTGCCTGGAGGAAGGTTATTCCTTCAAGCCGACCAGGATCTGCAGTTTGGTGGCGGCCGTGAGCAAACTACCTCGCAATATCAATACCTCCTGCAGAGCGGTGACCTGGCTAGCCTGCGCTTGTGGTATCCGAAGGTGCTCGAAGCACTCAAGTCGGTGCCAGAACTTACCGCGATCGACGGTCGCGAAGGCCGGGGGGCGCAACAAGTAACGCTGCAGATTGACCGCGACACTGCCAAGCGCTTGGGCATTGATATGAAGATGGTGACGGCGGTGTTGAATAACGCTTACAGCCAGCGGCAAATCTCCACTATTTACGACAGCCTCAACCAGTACGAAGTGGTCATGGAGGTCAACCCTAAATTCGCTCAAGACCCAATAACGCTAGATCAAGTGCAGGTGATTACCGCCTCGGGCGCCCGAGTTCCGTTGTCGAGCATTGCTCACTACGAACGCAGCTTGGCGGACTCCCGAGTGACGCACGACGGGCAGTTCGCTTCTGAGGATATATCCTTTGATCTGGCAGACGGTGCCACCCTTACCCAAGCCTCCGCAGCCGTTGAGCGGGCCGTGGCCAAAATTGGCTTGCCGACCGACGTTATCGCGAAAATGGCGGGTACCGCAGACGCTTTCGCCGCTGCCCAAAAAACTCAACCGTTCATGATTCTGGGCGCGTTAGCGGTGGTGTATCTGGTGCTGGGCATTCTCTATGAAAGCTATATTCACCCCCTGACTATTCTTTCGACCCTGCCGTCAGCCGGAGTGGGTGCCTTGCTTACCATCTACATGGTGGGCGGCCAATTCAGCCTGATCTCGTTGCTGGGCCTGTTTTTGTTGATCGGCGTGGTGAAGAAAAACGCCATTCTGATGATCGATTTGGCGCTGCAACTGGAGCGTGACCAAGGCATGAGCCCGATGGACTCGATCCGCAGCGCTTGCTTGCAACGGCTGCGACCGATATTGATGACTACGTTAGCGGCGATTCTCGGGGCAGTGCCTTTATTGCTGAGCAGCGCTGAAGGAGCAGAAATGCGTCATCCATTGGGCCTGACCATTATCGGTGGCCTGATCTTCAGTCAGATACTGACCCTCTACACCACCCCGGTGGTTTACCTTTATCTCGACCGTCTTCGCCATCGCGTCAATAAATGGCGTGGCGTGCGTACTGATGCCGCATTGGAAACTCCGTTATGAACGACCGCCTGCACATCTCTTCCGTTTTTCAGCGGCCCGTGCACTGGCTCGGTACCGGCCTTTGCGTGCTGCTGCTTAGTGCCTGCGCGGTCGGGCCGGACTATAAAAAACCGACTGTGACCACGCCCGTCCAATTCAAGCAGGCGCTGGGCTGGCGTCAAGCAACGCCTAACGACGCGTTGAAGCGGGGTGCATGGTGGGAGGTTTATGGCGATGAGCAACTCAACGGGTTGGTGGAAAAGCTCAATACTTCCAACCAGACTGTCGCGCAATATGACGCTCAATATCGACAAGCCCAAGCGTTGGTCCGTAGCGCCCGCGGTGCTTTTTTTCCGACACTTGGTCTGACCACTACTAAAAACCGCTCTAGTCAGGGAATTGGCAGCAGCAGCTCAAGCCTGAGCAGTTCGAGCAGTGGCATCCGGGACACTTATAACGCTCAGTTGAATGTCAGTTGGGAAGCCGATATCTGGGGAAAATTACGCCGCATAAGGGAAGCCGACCAGGCCAGTGCTCAGGCCAGTCTGGCTGATCTGGCATCTATGCGTCTGAGCCTGCAATCGCAACTGGTGCAGAATTATTTGCAGTTACGGGTAATCGATGAGCAGAAACGCTTGCTTGAGGCCACGGTAGAGGCTTACCAGCGTTCATTGACGACTACGCAAAACCAATACCGTCATGGTGTTTCTGGGAAGGATGCGGTCGCGCAGGCGCAGACCCAGCTTAAAAGTACCCAAGCAGACTTGATTGACCTGATTTGGCAGCGCGCGCAGTTCGAGAATGCCATTGCGGTATTGATGGGACAAGCTCCGGCAGACTTCAGCCTGGCCGCCATCACCTCAGTTCCGGCACTGCCGGAGATACCGCTGCAAGTGCCTTCCCGGTTGCTTGAACGACGCCCCGACATCGCGGCGGCGGAACGGTCAGTGATGGCCGCTAACGCTAATATTGGCGTAGCAATAGCTGCTTACTATCCCGACTTGAGCTTGAGCATGAACGGCGGTTATAGCAGCTCCACATTCGCCAACTGGATCAGTCTGCCGAACCGCTTCTGGTCGGTCGGACCCCAGCTGGCGACCACATTGTTTGACGGTGGGCAACGTTCGGCTGAAGTCGATCGCACTGAGGCAGTCTACGATCAGACCGTGGCTCAATACCGACAAACCGTGCTGAACGGTTTTCAGGAAGTCGAAAACTATCTGGTCAAGCTCAAGGTCTATCAAGACGAAGCGGTGGTGCGCGCCGAAGCGTTAGACGCGGCGCGTGAGTCACTTCGCTTGACCAATAACCAGTACAAGGCTGGGTTGATCGCCTACCTGGACGTGGTAACGGTGCAAACCACGGCGTTAAGTAATGAAAGAAGCGTGCTGACCCTCCTGCAAAGTCGACTTATTGCTAGTGTTCAATTAATCGCCGCGTTGGGCGGTGGCTGGGATGCGGAAAATGGATTGACCCTCCGATAATCAATCTTACGGTCAGGAATATTGCCCTTGCGGCTGGTATGCCTTAGTTATTTACTGAATCAACGCTTCGGATTCAACTAAACAGTCCGCGACTTCTTGTACAAGTTGAGTACACTATTAAGCTTTTATTTGGGCAAAATATTGTTATCCGCCCGGATCACGAGAAGCCGCATGCTCATTGGTAACTACACACCATCGTTGGTCTTGATCTCCGTATTTGTGGCGATATTGGCCTCTTATACCGCGCTGGATCTGACCGGTCGGATTGCAACGGCAAAAGGGCGTGCCGCCTACATGTGGATAGGCGGTGGTGCATTGGCTATGGGCACCGGCGTGTGGTCGATGCATTTCATCGGGATGCTCGCGTTTCACCTGCCCATCGAATTAGGTTTTGATATACCAATTACCCTGTTGTCGTTGTTAATTGCCATTCTCGCTTCCGGGTTCGCCCTTTGGCTGGTCAGTCAACCGCAGCTACCCTTACTGCAACTGGGTTTTGGCGCATTGATTATGGGTGCCGGGATCAGTGGCATGCATTATTGCGGGATGGCCGCATTGCGCATGCAGCCCGGTATTGATTACGACCCTTTTCGTGTAACCCTTTCACTGCTTATTGCTTTTAGTGCGTCGGCGGCGGCGCTGTGGACCGCTTTTCGTCTGCGTCAGCAGGCTCCCTATGTGCGCTTGATCCGCGCCGGAGCGGCAGTGTTTATGGGGGCGGCGATTGTCGGCATGCATTACACCGGCATGGCTGCGGCCACCTTTGCAGAGGGTAGTTTCTGTGGCGCAGTGGGCACCGGCTTACGCTTCAACGGGCTGGACATGTTAGTCCTGATCACCAGCCTGGCGGTGCTGAGCATCGCCCTGCTTACGTCGGTTCTCGATGCGCGGCTGGAAGCGCGCACCACTGTATTGTCCGATTCGCTCAGCATGGCCAATCAAGAGCTGACGCATTTGGCGTTGCATGACACGCTGACTGGTTTGCCAAATCGCGTTTTGCTGGCCGAACGTGTTGAACAGGCCATGCGCAAAGCTGATGAACATGGCGGCAGCTTCGCACTCATGTTTATGGACCTTGATGGCTTCAAACCTATAAATGATGCCTTTGGCCACTATCTTGGTGACCAGCTGTTGCGCCAGGTCGCATTACGGCTGCGCAAGGAACTCACTAGCCAAAATACCTTAGCGCGTATCGGCGGTGATGAGTTCGTGTTGCTGGTCGACTTAGGCGAGCGCGCTGACGTCACGGCATTCGCTTCCCGCCAGGTTGCCTTGATGAGCCAACCGTTTATTGTTGCCGAAAACACAGTGCAAATTTCTGCGAGCATTGGCATTGCTTTATATACCGGGAGCGGTGAGACGCAGCATGAGTTGCTGATGAATGCCGATGCCGCGATGTACCACGCTAAAGCGGCAGGAAAAAACGGCTTCAGCTATTTCGACGTTTCAATGAACACCAACGCGCGCAATCAATTGCAGTTGCTGCAGGACTTGCGTACCGGACTTAAAGAGCAACAGTTTTGCCTGTATTACCAGCCTAAATTCGATGCGCTGACGGGCCTGCCGATAGGGGCTGAAGCGCTATTGCGCTGGCAACATCCACAACAAGGGTTACTGTTGCCTGACAAGTTTATTGGCTTGGCAGAAAAAACCGGTTTGATCATCCCTATCGGCGACTGGGTACTTAACGAAGCCTGTCGCCAGATGCGTGTCTGGTACCAGCAGGGCTACACCCATTGGCGGATCGCGGTCAACCTCTCTGCGCTGCAGTTTTGCCATGCAGGTTTAGTCAGTAGCGTTGCCACGGCGCTAGAACTGCATCAGTTGCCCGCCAATAGCCTGACATTGGAAATCACTGAAAGCACGGCCATGAGTGACGCCGATGCGAGCATGACGGTGCTTCGACAGTTGGCGGGAATGGGCGTTGACTTGTCCATTGATGACTTCGGCACCGGCTATTCCAGCTTGATGTATCTTAAGCGTCTGCCAGCCAATGAAATCAAGATCGACCGTGGCTTCGTTCGTGATTTGGAACATGACAGCGATGACGCCGCTATTGTCTCGGCCATCGTCTCCGTGGGTCAGGCGCTGGGCCTTCGCATCGTTGCCGAGGGGGTTGAAACCAACGTCCAGCAAAATTTTTTGACTCGTCTAGGCTGCGATTCACTGCAAGGTTTTCTGCTGGGGCATCCGCTTCCCGCCGAAGAATTCATGGCGGATATCCATGCCGCAGAAGCGCAGTCAGGTGAGCAGTCGCAAGTTATACCTGAGATGTGAAGTTCGTGGTTTTTCTTCGAAAATACCTGGATAGGTGGCAAAAAAACTGCGGTTAGGCTCCGCCAGGGGATACGTTATCTTTTCGCTCAGAACGAACGAATAATTCGCCCCAGGGTTTCCATGGCTTTCTCTGCTGTCTCGTTCCAAGGACTGCCGTAGTTAAGGCGGATACAGTTATTAAAGCGTTGGGTCGGTGAAAATATCGGCCCGGGGGCAATGCTGATGCCTTGGGCCAGGGCCATCTGAAACAACTTCAACGAATCCATTTGCTCGGGCAGTTCCAGCCACAGAAAGTAGCCGCCTGCGGGCTGGCTGACCCGGGTTTGTGCCGGGAAGTAGCGGACGATGGCGCTGAGCATGGCGGCTTGTTGCTCCTCCAGCGCGTAGCGCAGTTTACGCAGATGGCGGTCATAGCCGCCGTGTTGCAGGTAGTCGGCAATGGCTGCTTGGGCGGGCATTGACGCGCAGAGCGAGGTCATCAATTTGAGCCGCTCGACTTTTTGCGCGTAGCGTCCTGCGGCGACCCAGCCAATCCGATAGCCAGGCGCTAGGCTTTTGGCAAACGAGCCGCAGTGCATCACCAAACCATCGGTGTCGAACGCTTTAGCAGGTTTTGGCGCTTGGGAGCTGTAATACAATTCGGCATACACATCGTCTTCGATCAGGGGCACTTGATGTTGACGCAACAACTCCATCAATTGCCGCTTCTTGGCTTCGGGCATGGTTGCCCCCATAGGGTTCTGAAAACTGGTCATGCACCAACAGGCTTTGATCGGGTGGCGATCCAAGGTCTGGGCCAGTACCTCAAGATCGATACCATCACGAGGGTGAACCGGAATTTCAATCGCTTTGAGCTTGAGGCGCTCTAATACCTGCAAGCAGGCGTAAAACGCAGGGGCTTCGATGGCGACCAGATCGCCGGGCTCAGTCACAGCTTGTAGGCACAAGTTCAGCGCTTCAAGCGCGCCATTAGTGATGATTAATTCTTCCATGGGTAGCATCAAGCCGCAGACCATGTAGCGCAGAGCGATTTGCCGCCGTAGCTGGGGATGGCCGGGCGACATGTCAGTGACAACCATGCGCGGGTCCATGTCGCGCGCTGCACTGGCCAGCGAACGGGCCAACCGCTGCAAGGGAAACAACATAGGACTCGGAAATGCTGAACCAAACGGCACGGTTTGCGGGTCTTTAATTGAATCAAGCACCGAGAACACCAACTCGCTGACATCCACCTCGGTGGACTCGCTGACCTGATGACTGATCACTGGTTCAGAAAACTGCCTAGGCGCGTTGTTAGTGACGAAATAGCCGGAGCGAGGCCTTGCCCTGATCAGCCCGCGACGCTCCAGCAAATAGTAAGCCTGGAACACCGTCGAAGGGCTGACGCCGTAAGACTGGCTTGCGTAACGCACCGAAGGTACTCGCTCGCCGGGCCCCAGCACCCCAGAGCGGATCAGTTCAGCGATGTCTTCGGCAAACTTTTCATAGCGTTTCATCGGTGCTCGCTGGCTGACAATCGGTGGAAAATAGTGCATGAACCGTTCCGAGATAATCACCGATTGAGCGGCGCAACAAACCGGCTTTGTGCCAAGCTGCGGACACTGGAATCAGCATCGTCTACCACCTCAAAACTGATGCTCTGGGAACTGCTGGTCGGGTGGTCGGCGATCATCGCCACCGATACCGGAATGTCGATGATTTCCCCCGCCGCGAGACTGATTTGAGCCTTGCCGTGATACTCCAAGCCTGCACCCTCGACCAGCGCCAGATGATACTGCTGTGGCTGCTGAGTTTTGTTGATGATTTTCAGGCTATAGATATTTTCGATCTGGCCTTGGCTATTTTCGCGGAACATACCTCGGTCCTTGCTGACGTCCAACGAGACCATCGGCCGCTCGACCAGCGACAACACCAGCGCGCCGATCATCAATGCCAACACCGCGCAATAGCCGATCAAGCGTGGCCGAAGCAGGTGGGTATGACCGCCTTCGAGGGTGCGTTCGGAGGTATATCTGACCAAGCCGCGTTCATAGCCCATTTTGTCCATGATCGAGTCGCAGGCGTCGATGCACGCTGCGCAGCCGATGCATTCCATCTGCAAACCGTCGCGGATGTCGATGCCGGTGGGGCAGACCTGCACGCACACTTGGCAATCTATGCAATCACCTAGCCCGACCGAGGAGGGCTCGACGTCACGTTTACGCGGGCCGCGATTTTCGCCACGTGCCGCGTCATAGGAAACGGTGAGGGTGTCTTTGTCGAACATCACGCTTTGAAACCGCGCATATGGGCACATGTGCATGCATACCGCTTCGCGCAGCCAGCCGGCATTGATATACGTCGCCGCCGCGAAGAACAGCACCCAGAACAAGCTGACACCGCTTAATTGCAGGGTCAGCATTTCTATGGCCAGTGGCCGAATCGGGGTGAAGTAGCCCACAAAGGTCAGGCCGGTCAAAACGCTGATCACCAGCCATAAGCCGTGCTTGGCGGATCGTCTCAGTAGTTTATTCACTCCCCACGGCGCGGCTTGTAGCTTGATCCGCTGATTGCGTTCGCCTTCGGTAAGTTTTTCGCACCACATGAAGATCCAGGTCCAGGAACTTTGTGGGCAGGTATAACCGCACCACACGCGCCCGGCGAATACCGTGATAGCGAACAAACCAAAGGCGCAGATGATCAGCAGCGCAGACAACAGAATGAAATCCTGCGGCCAAAACGTCGCGCCAAAGATATGGAATTTGCTATCAGCCAGATCCCAGAGCACCGCTTGGCGGCCGCTCCAGTCCAACCATACCGTGCCGAAAAAAAGCAGGAACAGAAGTCCCGTCCCGCTCAAGCGCACAGTGCGGAACAGGCCGGTGAAACTGCGGGTGTGGATCAGTGTGTCGTTGGACCTGGCCTTTGATCTTGCACGGGAAGGTTCAACCAATTCAATGATCTGGACGGGGATGCGCTCGCTCATAGTAAGTACTCATCAGCCTCGATCAGGCCAATGAACTATGGGCGCGCAACTGGTTGCATAACAGACTCAGGTATTTGAATAAAAAGCAGATCAGATAGGCCATTTGTCCTAGGGATTTGCTAGGTTTTAAAGCATTTAGATGCCGGTAGGTCCGAACCTTTTGGTGAGAATTGCCGCTGGGTACGCCTGACACACCGCCTCCGTCGGCAAGCCAATTGCAACAGAACTCCTTCAATCCACCACGGTATGGTGCCGTTTATCCAGAGCGCCTAACACCGTCAATGAATCCGCCTCGTCTTCGGTAATGGACACGCTTTGGCCGTCGATTTGGGCTTCAGACATGTGCGTGGCGTCATTGGTAATGATCACTACCTCGATAATGGGGCTTTCATAGCGCACCTCTTCAATGACGGCGGAGCAGTGCTCGCGGGTGTTGTCAAATTGCAATGGCATGGTTGTTTTCCTCTCAGTGCTTCACTAGCGTCTGCCCTCGCTATACGACAAACCTCGCGACTGAAGGCCTAAGGTTTGGTCGCACTTAAGGGCATTAGTCATAAAAACGCTTTGCCAAGAATTGCCGGCGATTGCTCGGGAGGTGGATCACCTTTGGGCGGCTCCATCACGGGTGGCATTGTCGGGGGTTCCTTCCCGGGCGGTGGCGTCGGCAAAGCAGGGTCGTCGATCATTGGGTCAGGCGTTTCGGGCGGGATAGGGATGTTCATTGGGCTACCTCCTCATTGCTATGTGTCAAGGTTTAACAGGTGAACGGTTCGACCACATCCAATGGGTAAATGATGCTCGCATCCGACGAAGAGCCGTCTACGCTCACCCTCGCACCCAAACCCTTTTGAACTTTTTCCGCCCGTCCACGTTCGGAAACTATGCGGCCCCGTGAGGTGGAACAGCGCAGGATGGGCTCGCTCTTTCTTTTTAATTGTGTGATTTTTTGCCGGAGAGCGTCTTTTATAAGGGCGTGAGGAGTGATGCTCGATGAATGTGACCGCAGATCAGCCCTACGGCCCGGATTCTTTGGCCCGCGATGTACCGCATCAAACTCAACCGTTGACCCTGACCCAAGCGCTGCAATTGCCGCGCATCGTAATTGAAGACACGATGCCGGCGATCGAGGGCGGGCTGTTTGCGGTCAAGGCGATCGTCGGCCAGCCGATTGTGGTGACCAGTAAGGTATTCGCTGACGGTCACGACAAGCTGGCGGTGGTGATTCGTTGGCGGGCTGCCGATGAGGAACAGTGGCACAGCGCGCCGATGCAGGAACTGGTTAACGACAGTTGGGTCGGTGAGTTCGTCCCGTCGTCAGTTAGCCGCAACGTGTTTCGTCTTGAAGCCTGGATTGATCAATTCGCCAGTTACCGCTATGAGTTGCAGAAAAAACATGCGGCCGGCGTGCCTATTGATTTGGAGTTGGAAGAGGGCCGTATTCATCTTAGCCAGGCGATGGAGCGCAATGAAGGCGAACTACACGATCGCCTGGCCGCTGTGATTGAGCAGTTTGCGAGCTGCGATCTGGAAGGCAAAGTCGCACTGTTGCAGAACCGTGAAACGACTTCGCTGATGGCTAAAGCTGAAAATCATGCGTATTTGAGCCGCAGCGTCGAGTTTCCGGTGGACGTAGAGCGGGAGCTGGCCCAGTTCGCCAGTTGGTATGAGCTGTTTCCGCGCTCGATCACTGACGACCCTGCACGGCATGGCACCTTCAATGATGTGCTTGGTCGGTTGCCGATGATTCACGACATGGGTTTTGACGTGTTGTATTTCCCGCCGATCCATCCCATTGGCCGTGCGCATCGCAAGGGCCCGAACAATTCGCTAGAAGCCGGACCCGACGATCCGGGCAGCCCTTATGCCATTGGCAGTGTCGAAGGCGGCCACGACGCGATTCACCCGCAATTGGGTACCCGTGTTGATTTTCGCAATCTGGTCAAAGCTGCTGCTGAACACGGCCTGGAAATCGCTCTCGATTTTGCTATTCAGTGCTCCCAGGATCACCCGTGGCTCAAGGAGCATCCGGGTTGGTTTTCGTGGCGTCCCGATGGTTCGATTCGGTATGCGGAAAACCCGCCGAAAAAATATCAGGATATCGTCAACGTCGACTTCTACGCGC
The nucleotide sequence above comes from Pseudomonas sp. AB6. Encoded proteins:
- the ccoG gene encoding cytochrome c oxidase accessory protein CcoG gives rise to the protein MSERIPVQIIELVEPSRARSKARSNDTLIHTRSFTGLFRTVRLSGTGLLFLLFFGTVWLDWSGRQAVLWDLADSKFHIFGATFWPQDFILLSALLIICAFGLFAITVFAGRVWCGYTCPQSSWTWIFMWCEKLTEGERNQRIKLQAAPWGVNKLLRRSAKHGLWLVISVLTGLTFVGYFTPIRPLAIEMLTLQLSGVSLFWVLFFAAATYINAGWLREAVCMHMCPYARFQSVMFDKDTLTVSYDAARGENRGPRKRDVEPSSVGLGDCIDCQVCVQVCPTGIDIRDGLQMECIGCAACIDACDSIMDKMGYERGLVRYTSERTLEGGHTHLLRPRLIGYCAVLALMIGALVLSLVERPMVSLDVSKDRGMFRENSQGQIENIYSLKIINKTQQPQQYHLALVEGAGLEYHGKAQISLAAGEIIDIPVSVAMIADHPTSSSQSISFEVVDDADSSVRSLAQSRFVAPLNR
- a CDS encoding DUF3203 family protein; protein product: MPLQFDNTREHCSAVIEEVRYESPIIEVVIITNDATHMSEAQIDGQSVSITEDEADSLTVLGALDKRHHTVVD
- a CDS encoding alpha-1,4-glucan--maltose-1-phosphate maltosyltransferase yields the protein MNVTADQPYGPDSLARDVPHQTQPLTLTQALQLPRIVIEDTMPAIEGGLFAVKAIVGQPIVVTSKVFADGHDKLAVVIRWRAADEEQWHSAPMQELVNDSWVGEFVPSSVSRNVFRLEAWIDQFASYRYELQKKHAAGVPIDLELEEGRIHLSQAMERNEGELHDRLAAVIEQFASCDLEGKVALLQNRETTSLMAKAENHAYLSRSVEFPVDVERELAQFASWYELFPRSITDDPARHGTFNDVLGRLPMIHDMGFDVLYFPPIHPIGRAHRKGPNNSLEAGPDDPGSPYAIGSVEGGHDAIHPQLGTRVDFRNLVKAAAEHGLEIALDFAIQCSQDHPWLKEHPGWFSWRPDGSIRYAENPPKKYQDIVNVDFYAPDSIPSLWLELRDVVSGWVEEGVKIFRVDNPHTKPLPFWQWMIADIRHEHPDVMFLAEAFTKPAMMARLGKVGYSQSYTYFTWRNSKAELSEYFAQLNESPWRDCYRPNFFVNTPDINPGFLHESGRAGFLIRAALATMGSGLWGMYSGFELCESAPIPGKEEYLDSEKYQLRPRDYTAPGNIIAEIAQLNRIRRQNPALQTHLGLKLYNAWNDNILYFGKRSADGSNFILIAVSLDPVNAQEASFELPLWEMGLPDDAATSGEDLMTGHRWTWYGKYQWMRIDPTYQPFGIWRIQTTN